The region GTCGTTCGGCCGCCTGTTGATGGTCGAGCTCTGGCTGTCGGTGCTGTACGCGTGGTACAACGGCGCGATGGTCGTCGCGCTGACCGAACTGATGCCGGCCAACGTGCGCACCACGGGTTTCTCGATGGCGTACAGCCTCGCGACCGTGGTCGGCGGCTTTACCCCGGCAATCTCCACGTGGCTGATTCATACTACCGGCGATAAGGCCTCGCCGGGCGCGTGGATGTCGTTCGCCGCCGTCTGCGGCGTGGCCGCGACGCTGATCCTGTATCGCTCCGCACCGGCCCGGGAGCAGTACAAGACGGCATGAACGCTTCAGGTTTGGGGATGGAAGGAATGAGGTTACTGCTCGTAGAGGACAACGACCAGCTCGCGCATTGGCTCGCGCGTATTCTGCGCGACGACGGCTTCATGCTCGACCGTGTCAGCGACGGCGAAGCCGCCGAAAGCGCGCTGCGCGCGGTCCCCTACGACGTGGTGCTGCTCGATCTGAACCTGCCGCAACTGTCGGGCAAGAGCGTACTGCGCCGCATGCGTGCGCGCGGCGACGAGACGCCGGTGCTGATCCTCACGGCCACCGGCGCCGTCGACGAAAAAGTGGTGTGTCTCGGCGCGGGCGCGGACGACTACATCGTCAAGCCGTTCGACGCGCGCGAACTGGTCGCGCGCGTGAAGGTGCTGGCGCGGCGCCAGGCGCCGTCGCGCTCGAACAAACTCAAGTGCGGCAATCTCACGTACGACATGGATCGCTGCCAGTTCGCGGTGGACGGCGAACCGTTGCCGCTCACGCCGCGCGAACACGCGGTGCTCGAAGCGCTGATCCTGCGCGCCAAGAAAACTGTCGCGAAGACCATGCTGGCCGACTCGCTCAGCAAGGGCG is a window of Paraburkholderia sp. D15 DNA encoding:
- a CDS encoding response regulator transcription factor; translation: MRLLLVEDNDQLAHWLARILRDDGFMLDRVSDGEAAESALRAVPYDVVLLDLNLPQLSGKSVLRRMRARGDETPVLILTATGAVDEKVVCLGAGADDYIVKPFDARELVARVKVLARRQAPSRSNKLKCGNLTYDMDRCQFAVDGEPLPLTPREHAVLEALILRAKKTVAKTMLADSLSKGDAMTSEDAIEIYVSRLRKKLEKSTATIITLRGLGYLLEDGADDE